Proteins encoded by one window of Sphaerodactylus townsendi isolate TG3544 linkage group LG02, MPM_Stown_v2.3, whole genome shotgun sequence:
- the ALKBH3 gene encoding alpha-ketoglutarate-dependent dioxygenase alkB homolog 3 isoform X1: MEDKRQRARVQGGWAGPANIKRASRSASEVSDPSNQVISSIAQSQVRRAKPIPSERQFAFKAPEEVVRQVPAPVIIEKQGQYEISVLPSGVSRLLLIPDFIDAKEGDWMFEQLLQEVPWRQRTHIKQDLSYEEPRLTAWYGELPYTYSWLTLQPNPNWHSLLTMLKDRIEEVTKHTFNSLLCNLYRNEKDSVDWHSDDEPALGRNPVIASLSFGATRMFEMRKKPLPEENDDYTYVQRVRVPLDHGTLLIMEGATQEDWQHRVPKEYHSREARINLTFRTMYPDLEAV; this comes from the exons ATGGAAGATAAAAGACAAAGAGCTAGAGTACAGGGTGGCTGGGCTGGACCTGCTAATATTAAAAGAGCCTCTCGTTCAG CTTCTGAGGTTTCAGATCCCAGTAATCAAGTCATTTCAAGCATTGCACAATCCCAGGTGAGAAGAGCAAAGCCAATTCCATCTGAAAGGCAGTTTGCTTTTAAAGCACCAGAAGAG GTGGTGCGACAAGTCCCAGCGCCCGTAATAATAGA GAAACAGGGTCAGTATGAGATCAGCGTGTTGCCATCAGGAGTGTCTCG GCTTCTTTTGATACCTGACTTCATTGATGCAAAAGAAGGTGACTGGATGTTTGAACAGCTCCTCCAGGAGGTCCCTTGGAGGCAGAGAACACATATCAAACAAG aTTTATCTTATGAGGAGCCCAGACTCACAGCATGGTATGGTGAACTTCCATACACTTACTCTTGGCTGACGTTGCAACCAAACCCTAAT TGGCATTCACTGTTGACCATGCTGAAGGATCGCATTGAAGAGGTCACTAAGCACACCTTCAACTCTCTGCTCTGTAATTTATATCGAAATGAGAAGGACAGCGTGGATTGGCACAGTGATGATGAGCCTGCACTGGGAAGGAACCCTGTCATTGCCTCACTCAGCTTTGGCGCCACCCGGATGTTTGAGATGAGGAAGAAACCCTTACCT GAGGAGAATGACGATTACACTTATGTGCAAAGAGTACGTGTACCGCTGGATCACGGAACTTTGCTAATAATGGAAGGAGCTACTCAAGAAGACTGGCAG CATCGTGTACCCAAGGAATACCACTCCAGGGAAGCTCGGATAAATCTGACGTTTAGGACAATGTATCCAGACTTGGAGGCAGTATGA
- the ALKBH3 gene encoding alpha-ketoglutarate-dependent dioxygenase alkB homolog 3 isoform X2 has product MEDKRQRARVQGGWAGPANIKRASRSASEVSDPSNQVISSIAQSQVVRQVPAPVIIEKQGQYEISVLPSGVSRLLLIPDFIDAKEGDWMFEQLLQEVPWRQRTHIKQDLSYEEPRLTAWYGELPYTYSWLTLQPNPNWHSLLTMLKDRIEEVTKHTFNSLLCNLYRNEKDSVDWHSDDEPALGRNPVIASLSFGATRMFEMRKKPLPEENDDYTYVQRVRVPLDHGTLLIMEGATQEDWQHRVPKEYHSREARINLTFRTMYPDLEAV; this is encoded by the exons ATGGAAGATAAAAGACAAAGAGCTAGAGTACAGGGTGGCTGGGCTGGACCTGCTAATATTAAAAGAGCCTCTCGTTCAG CTTCTGAGGTTTCAGATCCCAGTAATCAAGTCATTTCAAGCATTGCACAATCCCAG GTGGTGCGACAAGTCCCAGCGCCCGTAATAATAGA GAAACAGGGTCAGTATGAGATCAGCGTGTTGCCATCAGGAGTGTCTCG GCTTCTTTTGATACCTGACTTCATTGATGCAAAAGAAGGTGACTGGATGTTTGAACAGCTCCTCCAGGAGGTCCCTTGGAGGCAGAGAACACATATCAAACAAG aTTTATCTTATGAGGAGCCCAGACTCACAGCATGGTATGGTGAACTTCCATACACTTACTCTTGGCTGACGTTGCAACCAAACCCTAAT TGGCATTCACTGTTGACCATGCTGAAGGATCGCATTGAAGAGGTCACTAAGCACACCTTCAACTCTCTGCTCTGTAATTTATATCGAAATGAGAAGGACAGCGTGGATTGGCACAGTGATGATGAGCCTGCACTGGGAAGGAACCCTGTCATTGCCTCACTCAGCTTTGGCGCCACCCGGATGTTTGAGATGAGGAAGAAACCCTTACCT GAGGAGAATGACGATTACACTTATGTGCAAAGAGTACGTGTACCGCTGGATCACGGAACTTTGCTAATAATGGAAGGAGCTACTCAAGAAGACTGGCAG CATCGTGTACCCAAGGAATACCACTCCAGGGAAGCTCGGATAAATCTGACGTTTAGGACAATGTATCCAGACTTGGAGGCAGTATGA